From the Diospyros lotus cultivar Yz01 chromosome 13, ASM1463336v1, whole genome shotgun sequence genome, one window contains:
- the LOC127788941 gene encoding RING-H2 finger protein ATL66-like, whose product MGLQDPHPFNFVDLKDKNLQVDGKTLVLAAIFLLLLVVSIVSFLYFLYVCIHRSRLAAVRPASGAEAAEAGPRKGLEMAAINCLPIESYGSGGGGCRVGYCSICLGGFQDGEKVKVLPLCHHGFHSECVDKWLLKAATCPLCRSVVVRVDSVTQLDPDIP is encoded by the coding sequence atggGTTTGCAAGATCCCCACCCCTTCAACTTCGTGGACCTCAAGGACAAGAACCTACAGGTGGACGGAAAAACTCTGGTTCTGGCCGCCATTTTCCTGCTCCTGCTCGTCGTCTCCATCGTCTCCTTCCTCTACTTCCTCTACGTGTGCATCCACCGGAGCCGGCTGGCGGCGGTGAGGCCGGCCAGCGGTGCGGAGGCGGCGGAGGCCGGGCCACGGAAGGGGCTGGAAATGGCGGCCATCAACTGCCTCCCGATTGAGTCCTATGGGTCGGGCGGAGGCGGGTGTCGGGTCGGGTACTGCTCCATTTGTCTCGGCGGGTTCCAGGACGGCGAGAAAGTGAAGGTGCTGCCGCTGTGCCACCACGGTTTCCACTCCGAGTGCGTCGACAAGTGGCTGCTGAAGGCGGCGACTTGCCCGCTTTGCCGATCGGTGGTGGTCAGAGTCGACTCAGTGACTCAGTTGGACCCGGACATTCCGTAA